A single region of the Pseudomonas sp. PDM14 genome encodes:
- a CDS encoding 50S ribosomal protein L25/general stress protein Ctc has product MTEFALNATVRSDLGKGASRRLRRNEALVPAVVYGGEKAPQSISLLAKDLAKLLENEAAFSHVLSLDVAGAKESVLIKALQRHPAKGFVLHADFVRVVAGQKLTAHVPLHFINQESSVGVKQQGGEVSHTIAEVEVSCLPKDLPEFINVDLAKVEVGQIVHLSDLTLPKGIELVALAHGNDLAVANIHASRVAKDEEEGAAE; this is encoded by the coding sequence ATGACTGAGTTTGCCCTGAATGCCACCGTGCGTTCCGACCTGGGGAAAGGTGCGAGCCGCCGCCTGCGTCGTAACGAAGCCCTGGTTCCTGCCGTAGTCTACGGTGGCGAGAAAGCCCCGCAATCCATCAGCCTGCTGGCCAAAGATCTGGCCAAGCTGCTGGAAAACGAAGCTGCCTTCAGCCACGTACTGTCCCTGGACGTCGCTGGCGCCAAGGAATCCGTACTGATCAAGGCCCTGCAACGTCACCCGGCCAAAGGTTTCGTGCTGCACGCTGACTTCGTTCGCGTCGTCGCTGGCCAGAAACTGACCGCTCACGTACCCCTGCACTTCATCAACCAGGAATCCTCGGTTGGCGTGAAGCAGCAAGGCGGCGAAGTCTCCCACACCATCGCTGAAGTTGAAGTTTCCTGCCTGCCGAAAGACCTGCCGGAATTCATCAACGTCGATCTGGCTAAAGTGGAAGTCGGCCAAATCGTTCACCTGTCCGACCTGACCCTGCCGAAAGGCATCGAGCTGGTTGCACTGGCGCACGGTAACGACCTGGCAGTGGCCAACATCCACGCCTCCCGCGTTGCCAAAGACGAAGAAGAAGGCGCCGCCGAGTAA
- the pth gene encoding aminoacyl-tRNA hydrolase — MTAVQLIVGLGNPGPEYDQTRHNAGALFVERLASQQGANLSVDRKYFGLVGKFSHQGRDVRLLIPTTFMNRSGQAVAALANFFRIAPEAILVAHDELDMPPGVAKLKLGGGHGGHNGLRDIIAQLGNQNNFHRLRLGIGHPGHASMVSNFVLGRAPRSEQELLDASIDFALGVVPEMLAGDWTKAMQKLHSQKATS, encoded by the coding sequence ATGACTGCCGTACAACTGATCGTTGGCCTGGGTAATCCCGGCCCCGAATACGACCAGACCCGGCACAATGCAGGGGCCCTTTTCGTTGAGCGCCTGGCCTCCCAGCAAGGTGCCAACCTCAGCGTTGATCGCAAGTATTTCGGCCTGGTCGGCAAGTTCAGCCACCAGGGTCGCGACGTTCGCCTGCTCATCCCCACCACCTTCATGAACCGCAGCGGCCAGGCCGTGGCGGCGTTGGCGAATTTCTTCCGCATTGCGCCGGAAGCCATTCTGGTGGCGCACGACGAACTCGACATGCCGCCCGGTGTTGCCAAGCTCAAACTGGGCGGCGGGCACGGCGGGCACAACGGGCTGCGCGACATCATCGCCCAGCTCGGCAATCAGAATAACTTCCACCGCCTGCGGCTCGGCATCGGCCACCCCGGGCACGCCAGCATGGTCTCCAACTTCGTCCTCGGCCGCGCTCCGCGCAGCGAACAGGAACTGCTGGACGCCAGCATCGACTTCGCCCTCGGCGTCGTCCCCGAGATGCTCGCTGGCGACTGGACCAAGGCCATGCAGAAGCTGCACAGCCAGAAAGCCACCTCCTAA
- the ychF gene encoding redox-regulated ATPase YchF has translation MGFNCGIVGLPNVGKSTLFNALTKSGIAAENFPFCTIEPNSGIVPMPDARLAALAEIVKPERIMPTTMEFVDIAGLVEGASKGEGLGNKFLANIRETDAIAHVVRCFQDDNVIHVANSVDPKRDIEIIDLELIFADLDSCEKQLQKVSRNAKGGDKEAVAQKALLEKLIPHFTEGKPARTLLRTLGDDEKQLVRGFHLLTSKPVMYIANVAEDGFEGNPLLDVVKAIADAEGAIVVPVCNKIEAEIAELDDGEEKDMFLEALGLEEPGLNRVIRAGYELLNLQTYFTAGVKEVRAWTVKVGATAPQAAAVIHTDFEKGFIRAEVVAYDDFIQYKGEGGAKEAGKWRLEGKEYIVKDGDVMHFRFNV, from the coding sequence ATGGGATTCAACTGCGGCATCGTCGGCCTGCCCAACGTCGGCAAGTCCACCCTGTTCAACGCCCTCACCAAATCCGGTATCGCGGCAGAGAACTTCCCCTTCTGCACCATCGAGCCGAATAGCGGCATCGTGCCGATGCCTGACGCGCGCCTGGCTGCACTGGCGGAGATCGTCAAACCCGAGCGCATCATGCCGACCACCATGGAGTTCGTCGACATCGCCGGCCTGGTCGAAGGCGCCTCCAAAGGTGAAGGCCTGGGCAACAAGTTCCTCGCCAACATCCGCGAGACCGACGCCATTGCCCACGTCGTGCGCTGCTTCCAGGACGACAACGTGATCCACGTTGCCAACAGCGTCGACCCCAAGCGCGACATCGAGATCATCGACCTCGAACTGATCTTCGCCGACCTCGACAGCTGCGAGAAGCAGCTGCAGAAAGTCAGCCGCAACGCCAAGGGTGGCGACAAGGAGGCCGTCGCGCAGAAGGCCCTGCTCGAGAAGCTCATCCCGCACTTCACCGAAGGCAAACCAGCGCGCACCCTGCTGCGCACCCTGGGCGATGACGAGAAGCAACTGGTACGTGGCTTCCACCTGCTCACCAGCAAGCCGGTGATGTACATCGCCAACGTCGCCGAAGATGGCTTCGAGGGCAACCCGCTGCTCGACGTGGTCAAGGCCATCGCCGACGCCGAAGGCGCGATCGTCGTGCCCGTATGCAACAAGATCGAAGCGGAAATCGCCGAACTCGACGACGGCGAAGAGAAGGACATGTTCCTCGAAGCCCTAGGCCTCGAAGAACCCGGCCTGAACCGCGTGATCCGCGCCGGCTACGAGCTACTCAACCTGCAGACCTACTTCACCGCCGGCGTGAAAGAAGTACGCGCCTGGACCGTCAAGGTCGGCGCGACCGCCCCGCAAGCCGCCGCCGTAATCCACACCGACTTCGAAAAAGGCTTCATCCGCGCGGAGGTCGTCGCCTATGACGACTTCATCCAGTACAAGGGCGAAGGCGGCGCCAAGGAGGCCGGCAAGTGGCGCCTGGAAGGCAAGGAGTACATCGTCAAGGACGGCGACGTCATGCACTTCCGCTTCAACGTCTAA
- a CDS encoding type II toxin-antitoxin system VapC family toxin, translated as MILLDTNVLSELMRAKPDPQVLSWVDAQPSSEFVICSITVAEILYGIARLPEGKRKASLLEMAAAMFEQDFAGAIMSFDEQAAGHYAAMAADSESKGRAVDMADMQIAAIGRLHGAVIATRNTRHFESLDVSLVNPWEA; from the coding sequence ATGATCCTGCTTGATACCAATGTGCTGTCGGAGCTGATGCGTGCCAAGCCTGATCCGCAAGTGCTGTCCTGGGTCGATGCGCAACCGTCGAGTGAGTTCGTGATTTGCTCGATCACCGTCGCAGAAATCCTCTATGGCATCGCTCGTTTGCCAGAGGGGAAGCGCAAGGCAAGCCTTCTGGAAATGGCTGCGGCGATGTTTGAGCAGGATTTTGCCGGAGCCATTATGTCGTTTGATGAGCAGGCTGCCGGGCACTATGCCGCGATGGCTGCTGACAGTGAAAGCAAGGGCAGGGCGGTCGATATGGCAGATATGCAGATCGCAGCTATTGGTCGGCTGCATGGGGCTGTAATTGCCACCCGCAATACTCGCCACTTCGAGTCCTTGGACGTTTCCCTGGTCAACCCTTGGGAAGCCTGA
- a CDS encoding FitA-like ribbon-helix-helix domain-containing protein has product MASITIRNLDDDLKAQLRVVAASHGRSMEEEARVIIRQALSRMSSKGGLGSRIHNRFATSGGADLELPECQNKPRAASFDE; this is encoded by the coding sequence ATGGCCAGCATCACTATTCGTAACCTGGATGATGACCTCAAGGCTCAGCTTCGTGTTGTGGCTGCCAGTCACGGCCGCTCGATGGAAGAAGAGGCGAGGGTGATCATTCGTCAGGCTCTTTCGCGCATGAGCTCAAAAGGTGGGCTGGGCAGCCGTATCCATAATCGCTTTGCTACATCGGGCGGGGCGGATCTGGAATTGCCGGAGTGTCAGAACAAGCCCCGCGCTGCGAGCTTCGATGAATGA
- a CDS encoding DUF4124 domain-containing protein, with protein sequence MKAKTCVLLLTALLSTASFGEIYKWTDENGKQHFSNVKPDTVVDAQEVQVKQGSFVQQDQTQLENTQRGLDERRAQRQREQARSRDIAAQNAMQERRQKLAAEAQKAAEDREARRLQDARNAVRNSGLYGKDISAPRAR encoded by the coding sequence TTGAAAGCCAAGACCTGTGTACTCCTCCTGACGGCGCTCCTCTCTACCGCCTCTTTCGGCGAGATCTACAAATGGACGGACGAGAATGGCAAACAGCACTTCTCCAATGTGAAGCCTGACACCGTGGTGGACGCGCAGGAGGTTCAAGTCAAGCAGGGTAGTTTCGTGCAGCAAGACCAGACTCAGCTTGAAAACACTCAGAGGGGCCTGGACGAACGCCGAGCTCAGAGGCAGCGAGAGCAGGCGCGTAGTCGAGATATTGCCGCGCAAAACGCTATGCAAGAGCGCAGGCAAAAGCTGGCAGCCGAGGCGCAAAAAGCAGCTGAAGACAGAGAGGCTCGGCGATTGCAGGACGCACGAAATGCCGTGCGTAACTCTGGCCTCTACGGCAAAGACATCAGCGCGCCTCGCGCTCGATAG
- a CDS encoding DMT family transporter, which translates to MTNTPQRSALLVAWLGLALGNLCWAGNALIARALSDSIAPFTLAFWRWCLALLVLLPFIALPLWRHRAVLRDAGWRLLVVSALGICGYNSFLYSAAHSTVALNITLVNTCLPLAAYVGAGLLLGEWPASRAWLGMLVASAGLLLLLTRGSWSALVGLSFNPGDLLMLVAVVDWALYTLLLRRWARYFAEVPGIVLLGAMIFCGVPMLLPLYLMELAGGARLALTPGNLAAIGYTGLFASLLAYFLWNRGVAVLGAARASMSNYLMPLFTAVLGWLLLDEGLQPYHWLGGALIFAGLLLPNWLGKRSA; encoded by the coding sequence GTGACGAACACGCCGCAGCGCTCGGCCCTCCTGGTCGCCTGGCTGGGCCTGGCGCTGGGCAACCTGTGCTGGGCCGGCAACGCGCTCATCGCCCGTGCCTTAAGCGACAGCATCGCGCCGTTTACCCTGGCCTTCTGGCGCTGGTGCCTGGCGCTACTCGTGCTGCTGCCGTTCATTGCCCTGCCGCTATGGCGACACCGTGCCGTACTGCGGGATGCCGGATGGCGCCTGCTGGTGGTCTCGGCGCTGGGCATCTGCGGCTACAACAGCTTTCTCTACAGCGCCGCGCACAGCACCGTTGCGCTCAATATCACTCTGGTCAACACCTGCCTGCCGCTGGCTGCCTACGTTGGCGCCGGCCTGCTCCTGGGCGAGTGGCCGGCGTCCCGCGCCTGGCTGGGCATGCTGGTGGCGAGCGCCGGTCTGCTGCTACTGCTGACACGCGGCAGTTGGTCTGCACTGGTGGGGCTGAGCTTCAATCCGGGCGACTTGCTGATGCTGGTGGCGGTGGTCGACTGGGCGCTCTACACCCTGCTGTTGCGCCGTTGGGCCAGGTACTTCGCCGAGGTGCCTGGGATCGTTCTGTTGGGCGCGATGATTTTCTGCGGCGTGCCGATGCTGTTGCCGTTGTACCTGATGGAGCTGGCCGGTGGCGCGCGCCTGGCGCTAACCCCTGGCAACCTGGCGGCAATCGGCTACACCGGGCTCTTCGCCTCGCTGCTGGCCTACTTCCTGTGGAACCGCGGCGTGGCAGTGCTCGGCGCGGCGCGCGCATCGATGAGCAATTACCTGATGCCGCTGTTCACCGCCGTGCTCGGCTGGCTATTGCTCGACGAAGGCTTGCAGCCCTATCACTGGCTCGGCGGCGCGCTGATATTCGCTGGCTTGCTACTGCCCAACTGGCTGGGCAAACGGTCGGCCTGA
- the can gene encoding carbonate dehydratase, which translates to MSDLQQLFENNARWAEAVKEDDPQFFAKLAKQQTPEFLWIGCSDARVPANEIVGLLPGDIFVHRNVANVVLHTDLNCLSVVQYAVDVLKVKHILVTGHYGCGGVRAAMQDVQLGLIDGWLRTIRDLYYEQREHLAQFASDEERVDRMCELNVIQQVANVSHTTIVQNAWHRGQELSVHGCIYGIKDGRWKNLNVTVSGLEQLPPQYRLRPV; encoded by the coding sequence ATGAGTGACCTACAGCAGCTGTTCGAGAACAACGCGCGCTGGGCCGAGGCGGTCAAGGAAGACGATCCGCAGTTCTTCGCCAAGCTGGCCAAGCAGCAAACGCCCGAATTCCTCTGGATCGGCTGTTCCGATGCCCGGGTGCCGGCCAACGAAATCGTCGGCCTGCTGCCGGGCGATATCTTCGTCCACCGCAACGTCGCCAACGTGGTGCTGCACACCGATCTCAACTGCCTGTCCGTGGTGCAGTACGCCGTCGACGTGCTCAAGGTCAAACACATCCTGGTCACCGGCCACTACGGCTGCGGTGGTGTGCGCGCGGCCATGCAGGACGTGCAGCTGGGTCTGATCGACGGCTGGCTACGGACCATCCGCGACCTGTACTACGAGCAGCGCGAGCACCTCGCCCAGTTCGCCAGCGACGAGGAGCGCGTGGACCGCATGTGCGAGCTCAACGTGATCCAGCAGGTGGCCAACGTCAGCCACACCACCATCGTGCAGAACGCCTGGCACCGCGGCCAGGAGTTGTCCGTGCATGGCTGCATTTACGGCATCAAGGATGGTCGCTGGAAGAACCTCAACGTGACGGTCAGCGGCCTCGAACAGCTGCCGCCGCAATACCGTCTGCGCCCGGTCTGA
- the rimI gene encoding ribosomal protein S18-alanine N-acetyltransferase, producing MSGAISFRPMTEADLDRVVQVEAAAFSHPWNRNLFADGLKSYDCWVMLAGEEQVGHGVIQVIIDEAHLLNITVHPQSQGKGYGLQLLEHLMRRAYAMKAGECFLEVRASNQSAYRLYEHYGFNEIGRRRDYYPAPGGREDALVMACTLID from the coding sequence ATGAGTGGTGCCATCAGCTTCCGCCCGATGACCGAGGCGGACCTTGACCGCGTGGTGCAGGTCGAGGCCGCTGCCTTCAGCCATCCGTGGAATCGCAACCTGTTCGCCGATGGGCTCAAGTCCTACGACTGCTGGGTGATGCTCGCCGGCGAGGAGCAGGTTGGCCACGGTGTGATCCAGGTGATCATCGACGAGGCCCATCTGCTCAATATCACCGTGCACCCGCAGAGCCAGGGTAAGGGCTACGGCCTGCAACTGCTCGAACACCTGATGCGCCGTGCCTACGCGATGAAGGCCGGCGAATGTTTCCTCGAGGTTCGCGCCAGCAACCAGTCGGCCTATCGCCTGTACGAGCACTACGGTTTCAACGAAATCGGCCGGCGCCGCGACTACTACCCGGCACCTGGTGGGCGCGAGGATGCGCTGGTGATGGCCTGTACCCTGATCGATTGA
- a CDS encoding energy transducer TonB — MIEETRRRAYLTAMQVVSWLPRHVLPFAAPSRAELLQPPVEEALPVEVTAVAEAPVVREAITPARPTIEVPRPTVQMPRPLAKAAPVVDEAEPAEPTKAAPVAPPRFALQLLRAGDCAVLVELPTGESFQSRDPAYLLLKDLLRAAGLPDSPQQVGDGSPIGWPLLSRGNLDQGPDAARDYVQGVLAGQLESQPCACLWLIGLPAVRFAGEADEQAYNRELNIGGLGPAWALPGLELLMDEPERKRELWQAMRRIMQRWKPSV; from the coding sequence TTGATCGAAGAAACCCGTCGCCGCGCCTATCTGACCGCCATGCAGGTGGTGAGCTGGCTGCCGCGCCATGTGCTGCCGTTTGCCGCCCCGTCGCGTGCCGAACTGCTGCAGCCGCCGGTCGAGGAGGCGCTGCCCGTCGAGGTCACCGCTGTCGCGGAGGCGCCGGTGGTGCGTGAGGCGATCACTCCCGCGCGGCCGACCATCGAGGTGCCCCGCCCTACGGTGCAGATGCCTCGGCCGCTGGCCAAGGCCGCACCGGTTGTGGATGAAGCCGAGCCTGCCGAGCCGACCAAGGCTGCGCCCGTCGCGCCGCCGCGCTTCGCCCTGCAGCTGTTGCGCGCCGGTGACTGCGCCGTGCTGGTCGAGCTGCCTACCGGCGAATCCTTCCAGAGCCGCGACCCGGCCTATCTACTATTGAAAGACCTGCTGCGCGCCGCCGGCCTGCCGGACAGCCCGCAACAGGTTGGCGATGGCTCACCGATCGGCTGGCCACTGTTGTCGCGTGGCAACCTTGACCAGGGCCCGGATGCCGCCCGCGATTACGTGCAGGGCGTACTGGCTGGCCAGTTGGAAAGCCAGCCGTGCGCCTGCCTGTGGCTGATCGGCCTGCCGGCGGTGCGTTTCGCCGGCGAGGCGGATGAGCAGGCTTATAACCGCGAGCTGAACATCGGCGGCCTCGGCCCGGCCTGGGCGTTGCCCGGCCTGGAGCTGCTGATGGACGAGCCGGAGCGCAAGCGCGAGCTGTGGCAGGCCATGCGTCGGATCATGCAGCGCTGGAAGCCGAGCGTATGA
- the mksB gene encoding Mks condensin complex protein MksB, producing MIDPKRVLRALAEHWTLLEPLCERFDAGTLSLVELRNQLGAQLPEGSPADITALLDQWIRLDILVPVAKSPNRFELNAQIHDFLAYLRREHRLGLCLEIEAYLRHLERLAGYIQDAFEVRDGNDLARQLRLLDMRVRDVLKKLGNDEQALIGVAERAKTSDRQIPLRQRYAEVLATWDEYVEPMIQLVAADGAFEQGVRRVEQVLLKLLGEQQRLGQLVDDDLLLRTHARILEMQTTAQLTLRKARELLLPLREEARRHNAVTRGAALALAAIRKKGLDAVPQASLPLHTRPQSTFLGTASQVEAYVYALARFEPKPSQFPKASTTRKGEPQRAPRTAREMIERCEQALPLPDLMGWLLEQEPTGATDELLYWFSRLSRDSRFQRERLERRDYLTREHQVSLSSYALIKPAGTTTA from the coding sequence ATGATTGACCCCAAGCGCGTATTGCGCGCCCTCGCCGAGCACTGGACGCTACTCGAGCCGCTGTGCGAGCGCTTCGACGCCGGCACCCTGAGCCTGGTCGAGCTGCGCAACCAGCTCGGCGCCCAGTTGCCCGAGGGCAGCCCCGCCGACATCACCGCCCTGCTCGACCAGTGGATTCGCCTGGATATCCTGGTGCCGGTGGCCAAGAGCCCCAACCGCTTCGAGCTGAACGCGCAGATCCACGACTTCCTCGCCTACCTGCGCCGTGAGCATCGCCTCGGCCTGTGCCTGGAGATCGAAGCCTACCTGCGCCACCTGGAACGCCTGGCCGGCTATATCCAGGATGCCTTCGAAGTGCGCGACGGCAACGACCTCGCCCGCCAGCTGCGCCTGCTCGATATGCGCGTGCGCGATGTGCTGAAGAAGCTCGGCAATGACGAACAGGCACTGATCGGCGTGGCCGAACGGGCCAAGACCAGCGACCGGCAGATCCCGCTGCGCCAGCGCTACGCCGAAGTGCTGGCGACCTGGGACGAATACGTCGAACCGATGATCCAGCTGGTGGCCGCCGACGGCGCCTTCGAGCAGGGCGTACGCCGCGTCGAGCAGGTGCTGCTCAAGCTGCTCGGCGAACAACAACGTCTCGGCCAACTGGTCGACGACGACCTGCTGCTGCGCACCCACGCGCGCATCCTGGAAATGCAGACCACCGCCCAGCTGACCCTGCGCAAGGCCCGCGAGCTGTTGCTGCCACTGCGCGAGGAAGCGCGACGACACAACGCCGTGACCCGTGGTGCGGCGCTGGCCCTGGCGGCGATCCGCAAGAAGGGCCTGGACGCCGTGCCGCAGGCCTCGCTGCCGCTGCACACGCGTCCACAAAGCACCTTCCTCGGCACCGCCTCGCAGGTCGAGGCCTACGTCTACGCCCTCGCCCGCTTCGAGCCCAAGCCGTCGCAGTTCCCCAAGGCCAGCACCACGCGCAAGGGCGAGCCGCAACGTGCACCACGCACCGCGCGGGAGATGATCGAGCGCTGCGAACAGGCCCTGCCGCTGCCGGACCTGATGGGCTGGCTGCTGGAGCAGGAGCCCACCGGCGCCACCGACGAATTGCTCTACTGGTTCTCGCGCCTGTCCCGCGACAGCCGCTTCCAGCGTGAGCGCCTCGAGCGCCGCGACTACCTCACCCGCGAGCATCAGGTCAGCCTGAGCTCCTACGCCCTGATCAAGCCGGCCGGGACCACCACTGCATGA
- the mksE gene encoding Mks condensin complex protein MksE, whose product MNIDLKELTQLAPIFRELFKGYHISRRDPELYTQLSNLQDQYRALFKSLGYELTCDTRGFYYFVPEQMGAQVNKTAQRLALFTFILVEHLADQGRDPLAVLDGGSLGRDELPPLLEKYKDLFLQAEVTTQEELEEKVMRRLTQLGFASEDNGIYRFLAPMHRFLDVCLAVQQDRDLAASLHSTLPLPTPVLVADEAEDDIVIIEPVAEAAVEESEEDALARAMAEEREAQEIDA is encoded by the coding sequence ATGAATATCGACCTGAAAGAACTGACCCAGCTGGCGCCGATCTTCCGCGAGCTGTTCAAGGGCTACCACATCAGCCGCCGCGACCCGGAGCTGTACACCCAGCTGTCCAACCTGCAGGACCAGTATCGCGCGCTGTTCAAGTCGCTCGGCTACGAGCTGACCTGCGACACCCGCGGCTTCTACTACTTCGTCCCCGAGCAGATGGGTGCGCAGGTGAACAAGACTGCCCAGCGCCTGGCGCTGTTCACCTTCATCCTGGTCGAGCACCTCGCCGACCAGGGCCGCGACCCGCTGGCCGTGCTTGATGGCGGCAGCCTCGGCCGCGACGAGCTGCCGCCGCTGCTGGAGAAGTACAAGGACCTGTTCCTGCAGGCCGAAGTCACCACCCAGGAGGAACTGGAAGAGAAGGTCATGCGCCGCCTGACCCAGCTCGGCTTCGCCAGCGAAGACAACGGTATCTACCGCTTCCTCGCGCCGATGCACCGCTTCCTCGACGTGTGCCTGGCCGTGCAGCAGGACCGCGACCTCGCCGCCAGCCTGCACAGCACCCTGCCGCTGCCGACGCCGGTACTGGTCGCCGATGAGGCCGAAGACGACATCGTCATCATCGAGCCCGTCGCCGAAGCCGCTGTAGAAGAAAGCGAAGAAGACGCCCTGGCCCGCGCCATGGCCGAAGAACGTGAAGCCCAGGAGATCGACGCATGA